The genomic region CCCGAGTTGGACAGCGAGTACGCCTCGTCGACGAAGAGCACGCCACCGAGCGCCGAGTCGATCAGTTCGTTCGCCTTCACGGCCGTCTGCCCGAGGTACTCGCCGACCAGGTCGGCCCGCTGTGCCTCCACGAGATGGTCGCCGCCGAGCAGGCCGAGTGCGTAGAAGACGCGGCCGAGGATGCGGGCGACGGTGGTCTTGCCGGTGCCGGAGGGGCCGGAGAAGACGAAGTGGCGTTTCGGCGGCTGGACCGGCAGGCCCTGCCCGGCCCGCAGACGGGCCATGTTCAGCTGCGCCGACAGCGCCTTGACCTGGCGTTTCACCGGCTCCAGACCCACCATGCGCTCGAGTTCGGCGAGCGCCTCCTCGAGTAACGCCGGGTCGGTGGGCCCGGCCGGCAGTGACGGCGCCGGGCCGGTCCGCGAGCGCACAGCCGGGTCGGTCACCGGCGGCAGGGGAGCGGAGGCGGGCGGTTCGGGATCGGGCAGTCTCAGGTCGCGGCCTTCGGCGCCGAAGAGCGGGTCGAATCCGTCCGGGCCGTCGACGGCGTCCTGGCCGGCGCCGGTGAGCGTGATCGCGGCGAGGTCCGTCGCCTCGTCGTACCCGTCGCCCTCGGCGATCGCGGCGAGCCGGGCCGAGGTGTCCATGAAGGCCGGGTCGACGCGGTGCACGGCCCGGTACAGCGGGAGTGCGGCGGCGCTGCGGCCGGTGCCCTCGTGCGCCCGGGCCAGCCAGTAGCGCAGCTCCTTGCGCTGGGGCTGCTCGCTGCGGCAGCGCATCAGCGCGGCGGACAGCAGCGGTTCGGCCTGCCCGTACATCTCCAGGCGCACCCGGGCCATGCCGCCGAACAGGCCCGCCTCGATGCCGAGCATCGGGTCGTCGAGGAGCGGGTCGGTGTGGCGGACCAGCTGCTCCCAGTCCTTGACCAGATAGGCGCGGCAGGCGTGCAGGAAGCGGACCTGGGCGTCGGTGTCCACCGGCGGCAGCCCGGCGAGAGCGCGGTCCAGCTCGGGGACGTGGCGGCCGTCCAGCCAGTGGGAGGCGTGCGCGAGCAGGAGGTCGCGGGGGCTCTCCAGCACGGGCTGCACCCACCAGCCCAGCCAGTACCAGGAGTTGAGGGCGCGGCGGTAGCGGGTGCGCTGCTCGCCGAAGCGGTCCCGGTGGCGGAACATCCTGAGCAGCGCGGTCGTCGTGTCGACGCGCAGCGCGTGCAGCCCGAGCCAGCCGTCGGCCATCCCGGAGTCCATGCGCACGGCGGCGCGGAACTCCTCCTCCGCCTGCGGATAGGCGCCCATGGTGTAGGCGTCCACGCCTCGCAGCCAGGCGAGGTCGGCCGGGGCCTGCGGGCCCTGCGTGCCGAAGTCCATCACGTCCCCCACGAACCGTGCCCCCGTCGGTATGCCAACGAGCCGCCCCCCAGCCGGCTGCCCTGCTCGAACCGCTGTGCCACGGACCGGAGTTGCAAGGTGCGCGAAGCAACCGTCCGTAGGTCGCAACGAGGGCATCGTACCTGCGGGGGCGGCGCCCCCGTAGGGTGCCGCACGAGGCGTTCGGCGAGGTGGGAGCGGATGCGGCACACGCCCGCACGGTGACCGAGGGTGAGCACGTGGCGCCCCGCAACGCCCGGAAAAACGGAAGAGGACAGAACGAAGCCCCCGATCACGGGGGAACAACCGGGGGCTTCGCGTCTGTAGGCGGCTCCGAATGGCCGCACATTGAGAACGTAAGTCCTGTACGGCCCCCCGGTCAAGCCGAGTTGAAGCACTCCGGCAAGTTGTCCCGCAAGGCCCTTCACAGGTTCAGCACACTGCGGGCGGTCCGTCACCGTGCGTGAGGGGCTGGTCCGGCCCAACAGTCCCAGCAGGCCCCGGAACCACCTCGTACCCCTTCTCTCGCTGGAGTACCAGGAGGCCCGCGAACGGGCGCGAGGGATCGTCGGCGAAATGCCGGCGTTCCGCCGGGACCCATCCGTTCCAGAACTCCCGCTGCTCCTCCCCGTCCCGCGATCGTCCCCGTGCCCAGGCCTCCTCACGGGGCAGCTCCATCCACAGCAGAAGGGCCAGGTGGGGCCGCAGTGCCCGGCGCCCCGCGCCGACGCCCTCCACCACGACCACGGGAGCGGGCGGCAGGGGACGCGGCGCACCGAAGCGGCGGGCTCGCCAGTCATAAGGGGCGTAGTGCGCGGTCCGGCCGTGAGCCAGCGGCTCGATCACCTGGTCCTGCAGACGTCCGGTCCAGTCGAACAGTTCGTCATGGGTGGCGATGTCGTCGAGGCGCAGCACCGGCGCGCCGCCCAGCGCCATGGCCAACTGCTCGGCGAACGTGGTCTTTCCGGAGCCGGCGTGCCCGTCGACGCCGACGAGCCGGACCGGGCCGCAGGAGGGCGGGAGGCGGCGGATCAGGGAGGCGAGGTCGCGGACGGCGGGTCCCGGTGCGGGGCGGAAGGGCGGAATCATCTCGCGCAGCACTCTAACGACGGTGTCCTCGGCGCGTGCCAGTGGTCGACGCCAATATTGGTGGGCGTGGCGCGGGCCGAAGTGCTGGCGGGACCAGGCGCGCTGTGCTGCTATGTGGCGCATACATGTGTGCTGCTCCTGTGTGGGGTCCACATGTGTGCGACCGACCGTGCAACGGACCTGCCCCGCCCCTGTCCGACTCCGACTTCCGGGGGTCCCCACCATGCGCAGAGCCGAACAGCCGTCCCGCAGAACCGTCCTGGCCGCCGCGGTCACCGCCGCCGTCGCGGCGGGCACGGGTCCGGCGGCCGCCGACACCGAGGAGCCCATGACGACCGACACCGCAGAGCCCACCCGCGAGGTCCCGGTCCGGACGGTGGACAACCGGGCCTGGACGTCGTACGGCGACTGGCGTGGCGGCACCGCCCGGGGCACCCGTGCCGTCGCGGGCGCCCGCCCGGGCGTGGTGATGGCGAGGCCCGCCGGCACCACCGGCTACACGGACCCGCACACCGGCACCACCGCCCGCTGGGAGTACGGCACCTGGACGTCCCCGGCCCACCGGCTCGCCGTCCCCGCGACGGAGGCGATCGTCTCCTGGAACGCGGACACCCCGGCCGGCACCTGGATCCAGGCGGAGATCAAGGCCACCTACACCGACGGCACCAGCACCCCCTGGTACGTCATGGGCCGCTGGGCGTCGGGCGACCAGGACATCCGGCGCACCTCGGTCGACGACCAGAGCGACGGCAAGAGCACGGTCTGGACCGACACCCTGGCGATCGACGACCCCTCGACGGGCCTGCGCCTGGCCTCCTACCGGTTGCGCCTGACCCTCTACCGCAAGCCCGGCACCAAGGCCACGCCCACCGTGTGGCGGCTCGGCGCGATGGGCTCCGACGTACCCGACCGGTTCACCGTCCCGGCGTCCGTGCCCGGCCTCGCCGGGGAACTGGCCGTCCCGCGCTACTCGCAGGAGATCCACAAGGGCCAGTACCCCGAGTACGACAACGGCGGCGAGGCCTGGTGCAGCCCGACGTCCTCCCAGATGATCATCGAGTACTGGGGCGGCCGGCTCACCCGGGAGCAACTGGCCTGGGTGGATCCGTCGTACGCCGATCCGCAGGTGTGCCACGCGGCCCGCTTCACCTACGACTACCAGTACGCCGGCTGCGGCAACTGGCCGTTCAACGCCGCCTACGCGGCCACGTTCAAGGACCTCCAGGCCGTGGTCACCCGGCTCGGCTCGCTCACCGACCTGGAGACGCTGATCGCGGCGGGCATCCCGGCCATCACCTCCCAGTCCTTCCTGAAGGAGGAGCTGACCGGCGCCGGGTACGGCACCGCCGGGCACCTGATGACCGTCATCGGCTTCACGGCCGACGGCGACGTGATCGCCAACGATCCCTTCTCGGAGACCAACGAGGCCGTGCGGCGCGTCTACCGGCGGCGGGAGTGGGAGAACATCTGGCTGCGGACCAAGCGGTACAACGCCTCCGGCAAGGTCGTCTCCGGCACCGGCGGCGTCTGCTACCTGTACTTCCCGGCCCACCCGAGTGCAGCCCAGCGCAAGGCGCTGACGGCCGTGGGTGTGCGCGTGTGAGCAAGCTCTCGGCCGCACATGCCGCTCCCGGTGGCAAGGTGGAGAGAACCTCGGGAGAGGTCCGTCCGCACCACCGAACCTGCGAGAAGCCATGACCGCGCATTCAGCCACCGCAGCCGGCGTCCGCACCGGCGGTCCTCAGGACGACGGCCCGAAGATCGTCGAGCAT from Streptomyces chartreusis NRRL 3882 harbors:
- a CDS encoding peptidase C39 family protein, producing MRRAEQPSRRTVLAAAVTAAVAAGTGPAAADTEEPMTTDTAEPTREVPVRTVDNRAWTSYGDWRGGTARGTRAVAGARPGVVMARPAGTTGYTDPHTGTTARWEYGTWTSPAHRLAVPATEAIVSWNADTPAGTWIQAEIKATYTDGTSTPWYVMGRWASGDQDIRRTSVDDQSDGKSTVWTDTLAIDDPSTGLRLASYRLRLTLYRKPGTKATPTVWRLGAMGSDVPDRFTVPASVPGLAGELAVPRYSQEIHKGQYPEYDNGGEAWCSPTSSQMIIEYWGGRLTREQLAWVDPSYADPQVCHAARFTYDYQYAGCGNWPFNAAYAATFKDLQAVVTRLGSLTDLETLIAAGIPAITSQSFLKEELTGAGYGTAGHLMTVIGFTADGDVIANDPFSETNEAVRRVYRRREWENIWLRTKRYNASGKVVSGTGGVCYLYFPAHPSAAQRKALTAVGVRV
- a CDS encoding AAA family ATPase, translating into MDFGTQGPQAPADLAWLRGVDAYTMGAYPQAEEEFRAAVRMDSGMADGWLGLHALRVDTTTALLRMFRHRDRFGEQRTRYRRALNSWYWLGWWVQPVLESPRDLLLAHASHWLDGRHVPELDRALAGLPPVDTDAQVRFLHACRAYLVKDWEQLVRHTDPLLDDPMLGIEAGLFGGMARVRLEMYGQAEPLLSAALMRCRSEQPQRKELRYWLARAHEGTGRSAAALPLYRAVHRVDPAFMDTSARLAAIAEGDGYDEATDLAAITLTGAGQDAVDGPDGFDPLFGAEGRDLRLPDPEPPASAPLPPVTDPAVRSRTGPAPSLPAGPTDPALLEEALAELERMVGLEPVKRQVKALSAQLNMARLRAGQGLPVQPPKRHFVFSGPSGTGKTTVARILGRVFYALGLLGGDHLVEAQRADLVGEYLGQTAVKANELIDSALGGVLFVDEAYSLSNSGYGKGDAYGDEALQVLLKRAEDNRDHLVVILAGYPEGMDRLLAANPGLSSRFTTRVDFPSYRPLELTEIGKVLAAENGDLWDEEALDELRSIAGHVVDQGWIDELGNGRFLRTLYEKSCAYRDLRLSVYPGVLGREDLATLRLPDLMQAYGEVLSGRGPQDPPGL
- a CDS encoding SCO1431 family membrane protein, producing MTAHSATAAGVRTGGPQDDGPKIVEHVVGWTLVVVVAMLVTQLGLL